Genomic DNA from Mus caroli chromosome 8, CAROLI_EIJ_v1.1, whole genome shotgun sequence:
tcaggacagccagggctgcaacACTGAGAAACTgtctagaaacacacacacacacactgttttcctGCTCCTAGAGTTGTGAACCACTCTATGTGAATAATGCTGGAAATCTTACTCTGTTCCTCTAAAGGGAAGCAAGAGAGTACTTAACTGCTatgctgtctctctcttcagGGCACcactctccactttttttttttttttttttttttttttgagaaaagacttctgggggctggagaaatgtctcagtggttaagaacactgactgctcttctgaaggtcctgagttcaaatcccagcaaccacatggtggctcacaaccatctgtaatgggatctgacgctcTCCtctagtatgtctgaagacagttaaagtgtacttacatataataataaataaatcttttttttttttttaaagagagagccaggcatggtggcacacgcctttaatcccagcactcgggaggcagaggcaggcagatttctgagttcgaggccaggctggtctacaaagtgagttccaggacagccagggctatacagagaaaccctgtctcaaaaaaacaaaaaaaaaaaaaaaaaaaaaaaaaaaaaaacaaagcaaaagcgttttgttgttgttttgttttatttatttgtttaagattatttagttatttaatgtgagtacactgttgctatcttcagacacaccagaagagggcatcagatcccattacagatggttgtaagccaccatttggatgctgggaattgaactcaggacctctagaagagcagtcagtgctctcaactgctgagccatctctccagccccattttgttttattttgtctacaCACATTTACTTAATGCAGGTTGCTGGGGGTACGTACACATATCATGTCTCCTgggtagagatcagaggacaacttgtgttgttggttttctctttctacaagGTGTGTAAGgagggggattgaactcaggtcgctgtcaggtttgacagcaagcatctttactcactaagccatcctTCTGGcttttacctcttttttttttttttttaatttaaactcactgtgtagatcaggctggcatgCTTCTCCCCTCTGAGTGCTTAGGttgaagatgtgcaccaccatgcctggccacatCACAATCTTTTCAATTGTGCCAAATTGGGCCAAATGTTCCTGGGTCCTGTCTCTTAGCAACAGACCATCTATCTAGTTGAAAGTCAaaactggccgggcagtggtggttcatgcctcttaaccactgagccatctctccagccccaggaacattttgtttttagttgcttttgctcctgcctctatctcccaagtgttaggaaGTGATAGGATTGGTCAGTGGATAAACACACCTCCTGCCAACCTGGTAACCTGAGTTCATTTCTTGGAACTCTTATGAAAGAAGGAGAACGTTGACTCTCCTGTGTTGTCTGTCATCTGACTTGCACATGTGGGCACTCACTGAAGCCTTCTCTACAATAAacacattgtttaaaaaatatttattttatgtatataagtgtttgcttacatgtatgtatgtgtgctgtgtgtatgcctggtgccagaagaggatgttagatccctgaaactggagttacagagggttgtgagctgccatgtaaatACTGGGAACTAAatctgagtcttctgcaagagttgCCAATCCATCTTAACAGCcccataaatgtaatttttaaaaaaatcaaggtgggggggggctggagagatggctcagtgtttaagcacagtgactgctcttccagaggtcctgagttcaaattccagcaaccacatggtggcttacaaccatctgtaatgggatctgatgccctcttctggagtgtctgaaaactgctacagtgtacttacatataataaataaatctttttttttttaaggtggagGCAAAAGTATTAGAAGTTTAaggacatcctcagctacatagtacatctgaggtcaacctgggctacaagaaatcttgtagaggagaagaggagggaagggaggaggagactAACACCTGTGTACAGTGAGACTGACCCCAAGGGGAAAAGAGGATGCTCTCTAGCAGGGGGTGTTGGGAGACTTCTGTGGGTGGCATGGACTCAGGCTGGGTAGTTTTAGGGAAAGTTATGGTTAGTGCAGTCTGTGACTGGGATTCCAGCTACTTTTATCTCAGCGATGTGGGTGGGTTGAAAGTAGTGTGGGCTGTGGCTGGCAAACGGGCAGTCATGTGTGTTATGGGGGAAAGAGGGCATGTGTGGTCATTGTTCTGGCTGCAACCTATTCTTGTGTCTATCTTAGTTCAGCTTTGGTCAGAGGGTAGCCTTGCTGtaccatttgtttttctttgtgaccACTGTTTATACTCAGGCAGCAACATCCAGAGTCCAGCTGCCAGCTCCCCCTGGGCTTGTTTTCATTCCCCCTGTGGTGGAGGGAGCTGGGGCTTTAAAGTGTGGTCTAGAGCCTTCCTCGGTCCTGGCTAAGGTCTTCCAGAAATCAGCTCTTGGTCCAGCTTCCTGGACTGCCTCTGGCGTCACATGCCATTTGAATAGGAAGCTGAGAAAATGGAAGGATCAGAGGGCAAAAGGTTACCTAAAAATAGTGAAAGATTCTACTATCAACAAAaactctgtgtgttgtgtgtgtgtgtgtgtgtgtgtgtacatgtgtgatagagacagggaagggggagaacTTGTACTTACACATATATGTGGACTACAGAGATTGacttcaggtgtcttcctcaatggGTCCcaccttattttaattttttaaaattgcatttatttatgtagtggtgtggtggtgtgtgtatatctTCCATGTGGAGGTTAGAAAATAGTTTGATTCTTCTACCATGTTGGTCCTACAGAATCAGACTCGGGTCCTTGGTCtttcagcaagcacctttacccactaagccacctgGTTGGCCCTCcaaccttactttttgagacacagtctcacaatGACCCtgggagctcactgattcagctagactggctggccagtgagcccttggatcttcttgcctcagctacTTCAAAGCTAGGATTCTAGATACCCACCACTGAATCTGTCTTTCCACATAGGTGACAGAGATCTCAAGCCAGGTCTTCAGCTTCTGCAACAAGCAGTTTACCGACTTGGTCACCTCTCTAACCACCTGTCTTACCACAAACcatcacccactgagccattttgacAGCCGTAAACTTTCTGAGATAATACtagatgaagaaaagacagatgcATATTTAAATTGCAGGCCTTCTCAAAGCACACCCTCCCCTGGCCTCTTGCTTATATAATTTGAGTATCATGATAGCTGGTGTTTGAAACAagatagagaaatgaaaaagaaggtaataaataaataaaaggggggctggtgaaatgactcagcggttaagagtgccgattgctcttccaaaggtcctgagttcaaatcccagcaaccacatggtggctcacaaccatctgtaacaaaatctgatgtcctcttctggagtgtctgaagacagctacagtgtacttgcatataagaaagaaagaaaaaaagaaagaaagaaagaaagaaagaaagaaagNNNNNNNNNNNNNNNNNNNNagaaagaaagaaagaaagaaagaaagaaagaaagaaagaaagaaagaaagaaagaaagaaagaaagaaagaaagaaagagagaaagaaggcaaggcaaaggtaggcagagacaaaagaaggcagaggcagagaaaatgacTGGGCCAAAggcaaagaaattaaaagaggaaaaaatagatTACGGTAGAGAAGGAGAATGGGAAAAAAGGaagactggagagatagttcagcacgTAAAAGTGCACATCCAAGCCAGCAGACCCTGGTTCTATCCCTGGGATGGAATAAGGAGAGAACGGACTCCTGGAACTTATCTACTGATTTCCCCATGCGCAACACGGCATGCATAGGCACTGAAtccattttttaaagaagataatgaaagagatggagaggaagggacagaatggaagaaagatggacagatggagacagagatacagatggAGAGTCAAGATCGGGGTCGGAGAAGGGGCCCGAAAAGTCACATGGGTACATGGAGGGATTGGGGTGGCGCGGGTTAGTAGGGCGCAAACAAAGACTAGACGCGCGCCAGCTCGGGTGGCCCTGGTCGGGACAAAGGCTtggcccgggggggggggggggggggcggcgcgGGGGCAGCGATGGCGCTGGCCGCCGAGGGCTCGAGCGAACTACAAGTCCCAGCAGCTCCCGCAGCGGCCCTCGGCCGGCCCCTCTCGCTCCCCGGGAGTGCCTGGCGGGGCCGCTGGGCCGAGGGGGCCGCCAGCGGGGCTGGCGATCGGTGGGGTTTCCTGCAAGCCAGGGGCGGGGAGACACCGGCTGGCCAGCGCGAGTGCAGCCAGGCCGGGCAGGGGCGAGGGGCATCGGGTGAGTGACCCCGAAAGCGGATCGGGCTGGATTGGGGAAGGCTGGACAAAAGGGGGAGGTGGTTGGGAGGAGACCCCCAACACTAAGAGCAGGGTGCAGGGCTTGGCCCCAGGCTATCTCTACGCACCCCTTGCAGAGTACATGGTGCCAGCGCTCGAATTGGGGGGTCAAGGTGGCGGACGCGGTGGGAAGGGGGTCCCGAGGAGCTCAGGCCTAGTACGTTTATCCGGCCAACGCCGGGACCACCCCCTAATCTACAGTGAATCTGAGATCCGGATGGGTGGAGGCGCCCGCTAGCTCGGGACCCACAGAACAGAACACCTCCTTGTTTCAGAAGGGGGTTCTTTTTGTCTGGAAACCAAGAGAAGCCTGGGGCATTGTTCTTCTTATGTGGGACTTTATACTCCATAGTGTGTGTGCCCAGGAGGGAGGTGTCATGTTACCTCAAGAACCCCAAGAAAAATCCCAGTTATTGTTATCTTCCACATCCAGTCTTAGGATGTAGAGCTCTGGAAGCTCATTTTCCCAAGAGATGATCGGTGTGCACCTGCCCTCTGCACGGGGTTTCATCTACGAGATAGATGTGAGTTTCCATTCAAGATGGGAGTTCATGAGGCTGCTTCCTTCGAAGCCAATCTAAAAATACCTTGTCTCCAGAAATCTGGGCGGAGGCCCCGGGGTATTGCCCACTAATCTCCAGCAGTAGGGCCTAGGCAGAGAAACTGCTGGGAGAAACTCAGCGCCCCTCTGTGTACTGTCTCCTTCCTGGCTGTGAGGCTGGGGTCAGGTAGGTCTCCCTAATCCCCGGGAGCCCAGCCCAACAAAGAGTTCACTTAGCCCCAAGGTAGAGaggtgttactctttctccacatctgcccCTTTCCCTAAAACAGTCTTCATACCCTAATCAAGGAGTGTGTGGTTCAGGAACTCCCTTCCCTGGAGACATTCCTCCTCAGccctctctgccccaccctccAGTTCTCTCTGTAACCCCCCAGAGGGCCGCCCCCCAGCTATTGTCACCGGCTCTTCACCAAGGGGTTAAAATCCACAATCTTCTAGCCAATTGGAAAATTGCTATATTAACCGCTCTCTCCACCCTCTGGCTGTGGAGTTCTTAGAGATCCTTCCACCCCTTTCCCCAGAAGGGGACCATGTATGCACCCCTCCTtagttttgaaaatgttattattttgtagcccaggctgatcagATCTGCCAGCCTCATCCTCAAAAGATGCTGGGAtaacagatgtgtgccaccactgctagcTCAGGTTTCCACCCCCTGTCCTCTGGTTTAAGAGAGGACATATCTCACTCAAGCTGAGAGGTCTAGAATTCTTTCCTGGAAGCAAACAAGGATCCCTGCAGTTTTCACCGCGACGGAGAAGGACTACTAGGTATCCTTAACTTCCCATCCTTATCACTGCCCATTCTACTTCGGTAAGATAAGTCACGCACAGTCCCCTCTTTACCAGGGACCTCCAGATCTACCACTTTGCAGTGTGGGGCAAGAATTCAGACCATGACCTCATGAGGAAAGAAGAACCACAACACCCTTTCCCCCAGATTTAGGGTGTCAGATCTGAGAACCACCTTCCATAACACCCAAGTCCCCATACTACATAGAGCTCGGGATGGGGGGCTGGGATGCCGCGCAGAGGGTGGAGTGCTCATCTACCATGCAGGAAACCAGTACCACATAAGCTGAATATGCTTGTGCACACCCTGTATTTCCAcacaggaggttgaggcaggaggataagtaGTTTAAGGTCCTCCCTGATTACGAGTTGAGAGACAGATGGAActatgttcaaaaaaaaaaaagaacaagatcCCAAGATGGCCCCCATCCAGGTTTGAGGTGAAAAGTGAGGGTCCCAGCATGTCGCACTAGGATCCTTCTCTTCCAAATTCTAGCTGGGACACCAGTTAGGACTCTTCCTGTGGTTAAAGTCAAGAACAGGAACTGTATACGTTCACCAGGGACTTTGGTGTGGCATGGCCAGTCCCCTCTCCCCGAGAAcctccctccacccacctccTGTCCTCATACTGCAGGTCCTGTTCCAGAGGCTGCAAGCAGTTCTACTTCCAGGATGAGGCGCTCAGTCCTGGTTAGGAATCCGGGCCATAAGAACCTTAGGCCCCTTTATGGAGACCTTCATTCAGACCCAGAAGACCTGGACCCCAGTCCCAAAGATCCAGATCCTATTTCTGAAAGCCCTGAGCCAGAGCCGGAAGACCTCAACACTGTCTCAGAAGATGGGGACGCCAGCTTAGAAGATCTGGACCCTGAAGCAGACGAAACTCCACGATCTGTCTTGGGGAAGCCAGACTTGGATTCCCAAGATCTGGATCCCATGTCTTCGAGTTTCGACCTCGATCCTGATCCTGACGTGATTGGCCCGGTGCCACTAGTTCTCGACCCAAGTAATGACACCCCTAGCCCTGCTGCTCCAGATGTGGATTCCCTTCCTTCTGGCCTCACTGCCACCCCCGAAATCTTGGCCACCAGTCCAGCGGTGCTTCCTGCCCCTGCCAGTCCACCTCGTCCGTTTTCTTGTCCTGATTGTGGGCGAGCCTTCCGTCGCAGCTCTGGGCTGAGCCAGCACCGACGCACACACAGTGGAGAGAAGCCTTACCGCTGCCCCGACTGTGGCAAGTCATTCAGCCATGGCGCCACACTGGCCCAGCATCGTGGCATCCACACTGGTGCACGGCCCTACCAGTGTGCTGCCTGCGGCAAGGCCTTCGGCTGGCGGTCCACACTGCTCAAGCATCGAAGCAGCCACAGTGGGGAGAAGCCACACCATTGTCCCGTGTGTGGCAAGGCCTTCGGTCATGGCTCGTTGCTGGCCCAACACCTGCGCACGCACGGCGGCCCTCGTCCCCACAAGTGCCCAGTGTGTGCCAAAGGCTTTGGGCAGGGCTCTGCGCTACTTAAACACCTGCGCACCCACACAGGCGAGCGTCCCTACCCATGCCCGCAGTGCGGCAAGGCCTTTGGGCAGAGCTCAGCGTTGCTCCAGCATCAGCGCACCCACACTGCTGAGCGTCCCTACCGCTGTCCCCACTGTGGCAAAGCCTTTGGGCAGAGCTCCAACTTGCAGCACCACCTCCGAATCCACACTGGTGAGCGACCTTATGCCTGCCCACACTGCTCCAAGGCCTTTGGGCAGAGTTCAGCACTCCTACAACACCTCCACGTGCATTCTGGCGAGCGCCCCTACCGTTGTCAGCTCTGTGGCAAAGCCTTCGGCCAAGCCTCCAGCCTCACCAAACATAAGCGTGTGCATGAGGGAGCtgcagcagccgccgccgccgccgccgccgctgctgctgctgctgctgctgccgccgccgccgccgccgctgggCTGGGCCTCAGGTCTGGTTTGAGCCCAGTATCTATGATGAGGCCAGGGCAGATCTCTTTCCTGGGTCCTGATGCTGTTTCTGTGCTGGAATCTGGCCTGGGCCTCAGTTCTGGAGCCAGCTCTGCCCGAAGTTCTGCCCCTACTTCTGTACTGGGTTCACTCCAAAATCCCATCCTTCAGACCCACTCAGGATCTATCTCTAGTCCCGATCTTGTTTTGTCTTCTGACCCTAAGCCAGGCCATGTTGCTGATCCTGATGTGGTACCCAGTCCTGACCAAGAATCTGATCCCAGCCCTAACCCCGATCTTGTCCCCAGTCCTGACCCCAAAGCCAAGTCCCAAACTGACCCCTGCTATCCGACTCACAACAGTTCCAGCCCAGCCCTTCTAACTGGAGAAAGTCCCAAGTGGGTAAAGGAGGAAGGGGCATTGCTGGGGCCTGATGGATAAAGGGGGCACTGGCATCTATGGTGATGTGAGGAAGGTATGTGTTATATTCACAgtaaaatcctcctgcctcctggctctgTGTTGTTACTTGCCTGTTTCAGTTTCTCTTGCTGCTGGTGAGGATAGAGGGTGTGGTCCAGGCCAGGCAGATCTGTGAAGGCACAGGCTCTGGGCTTCCTAGCTTACCATACAGGGCCCCACAGAGAGTCTTTTCAACCTGTTATGTCTCTGCTCTCCTTGGTCTGGACACTAGTCAGGTCACACAACCTGTGTGGGCATTTTCGTTAGCTATTTGCTCCAGTGCTGGAATTTCTGGCATGATGATATTCCAGTGGGATGACCATAGGGGCTACTAAAGGACACCAGAGACAAGCCCACTGGATCCTTGGGCTAACCTCCTTGCCCTTGAAAAGCCACCGGAAGAGTACAGGTTTCATACTCCTGTTACACATTTTATGTGCTTAACGAACATCTGTTAGCATGTGTAGCAGTGTGGGCCTGTCACCTAAGCACTCTGGAGGTAGCAGCAGGGAGATTAGACTATGTAGTAAGCCTGTCACGAAAAGCTAGACTGTCATTTGGtgatttatattaaattattttatttgatatgtataaatgctttgcctgtatgtatatctgtgtgccgTGTGCATGGAGTGCCCACACAGAGCAAAAGAGGACATTGGAACccttattatatatttatgagttacagatagttataaACCATGATCTGGGTGaaaggaattgaacccaggccttctgTAAGatcagtaagtactcttaaccattcaGCCATCtcttatatatttgaaaaatacattttgtacGCGTGtctgcgtgtatatgtgtgtgtcatagCATCCGTGTGTGGAGGTCAGCTAACTTTCAGGGGTTGGTTTTCCTACCATAAAGGTTTTGggtattgaactcaagtcatcaggtttgacagcaagtgcctttacctaatAAGTCATCTATcagcttgctttattttatttagatttttatcttgtgtgtatgagtgttttgcccgcATGTAAGTGCATCATGTGCAAGCCTGATGCCTCTCTGGGAAGCCAAAAGATGatgctggatcccctgaaactggagcaatgggcagctgtgaactaccatgtgggtcctatgTACTGACCCAAGTTTAGTCATTGAAACCATCTCTTCACCTTAtgtgttggtttatttgtttattgagatagggtctcattttgtaacccaggctggcctagaatgtactatatagtccaggcttgCCTCAATTCCCTGAGTGCTAGCATTACAGGTGTTAGCCATCATGCCCTAATAAACATATAATACTGAGGTCCCAGAAGAAAACAAGACCAGCACAGTTTGGACAATTCTAgtttaaaaatatctcaaaacCAAGGACAGAGGGTGGAACATTCTAAAACCGTAGCAAGATTTCAGACTCAGATGGAAGGATCACCTTTCCTGAGGaacatttttgctttatttggaGGGTAGGATATCACTACACAGACCTAGCTGACCTCAATATCCATCTTCTAAACAGCCCAACACGCTTagcccccctctgtgtgtgtgagtgtgtgtgtagtgtgtgtatgtggtatgtgtgtggtgtgtgtgtgagagtgtgtgtggtgtatgagtgtgtgtgtgagtgtgtgtgtgtgtgtagtgtgtgtatgtggtatgtgtgtgtggtgtgtgtgtgtgtgtgagagtgtgtgtgtgagtgtgtgtgttggtagcATATGTACTTGTAAGTGTAGATGacagtgcctgtgtgtatgcacacatagagGCGAGGGATTCAGGTTGGCATCTTCCTCAagtctttactttttttaaatttaatttttattatatatttataagtattttgCTTTCAGGTAAGTCTGTGCCCCATGACTGTTgactttggaggtcagaagaggacattgtatctagtggaactggaattatagacagttgtcagctgccatgtgggtgctgggaactgaactcagtcctctACCAGAACCAGTTCTCTTCAGCCCCTCACTTTTATCCTGGGGCTCACAGACTGGTTAAACTGGTTGGCCCCAGGCCCCAGGGATCCTCTCATCTCTGCTTccacaatgctgggattacaggtaccaGGCCTTAGTTTTTACATGAATTctagggatctgaattcagatcttcatgctttcATGGCAAGCACCTGAGCCAGTGAACCACCTCCTTGACTATTGCacgagccatcttcctagcctcaATGCCTGGCTTTTGAGAAAGTATTATAATACTTACCAATGTTATTGGACTGCAAGGGCCATCATGCCATGTTTCCACATCGCTGGGGACTGATCCCAGTTTGTGCCTGCTGAGCAAGCAccctatcaactgagctacatccccagtacTGTAAGATGGTCTTGAATTATTTCATTGAATCCTTTGTACAGCTCTGGGAGGCAGGTAATCCTGGGTGAATCCCGTTTTGCAAAGAACAAGAAAATTTCAAttgattattattaataataaaagggccaggcagtggtggtgcatgcctttaatcccagcacttgggaggcagaggcaggcagatttctgagttcgaggccagcctggtctacagagtgagttccaggacagctagaactattacagagaaaccctgtctcgaaaaaacaaaataaataaataaataaataaatagaaactagCTCACAATTTAAGGCACGGTGGAAAGTTTTGAAGTGATGGTTAGATTTACACTCAAATTGTCTTCCTCGCAGAGCTGCGTTTTTAACTATCAAGTTCCAAGCAAGACTGCCATAAAGAGGTGAATGGCAGACCAGCGGTCAGTTTATGTGGGAAGTTTTCTGGTCGTTGCAAAGCCTTGGGAAGTCACCAGGAGGTTCTAGAAGGTGGAAATTCTCTGGAGGTCCTGGACTCTCCGTAGGAGACTGGCTGTAAAGGATAGGACTGAGGCTATTGCAGTAGCGCAGAAAGTCTTTGGATTGTTAAAATATGGTTCTATTTGGTTTAGGAAACGGTTTGCTTGTAGCTCAGATGGGAGACAGAAAAGGTTTCTGGGAATAGAGGGGCGGATATTTTCGGCTTAGGACGTCGGATCATCGCCGGACACCACTGAGGGTAACAGGTGAAGCTCTGGACACCGAAGTTACAAGGCTGTCGCCAAGCCAGATCGGATCCAGTTCCCGCCACACCTAGAAGCCAGCGGGTCCCTCAGACCTTTTGTTAGAGTTGCTATCCGCACTAGGACCGCGCGACTATTTTCAGTCCACAAGCGGCCAGCGAGGGGCGCATGCGCACTGCTGGGAGGCTCTGCCCCGCCCCCTTAGAAAGGGTCGCGCTTGTCACGTGTTCAGTTCAGGCGTCCCGATCACGTGACCGCGGCGCATGTCAGCTGATGCGAGAGGGTTTGAAGCGGCGCCGGGAGGGAGCGAGGCTGCAGTGACCGCGGCGCGCGCCGGGACCCGCCCGCGTCTCGCGCTCACCCTGCGGCCATGGCCACCCCGGCGGGCCGGCGCGGCTCAGGTGAGCGCGGGCGGCGGGAGGGCGCGCCCGGCTGCGCGACCTCGGGTGACGAGCGCCCAGCCTTCCGCTGCAGTCCAATTCTGGAAGATGGGCTTTCGGCGTCTAGAACCTGGGCGGCGGGCGGGCCAGAATCTCCTACCTCAGGCGGAGAGCTTCTACCTGGGCGGCGGGTGGGCATCGAGCGTCCAGCTTAGTGTTCTGACGTTCAGGGCGGACTTCTCAGTGTTCCTATGAGAGATTGACAAATGATACCTCCTAGAATCTGGGCAGTGGGTGCGCAGCGACATCTCCGACCTTGAACGTCAAGCGCCCAACTTCCCGTTCGTCAATTCCAGTGCGGACTTCTCAGATGCTCCATAGGGGAGAGATGGGTAGATGGCTCCCAGAACCTGGGCTTCCAGTTCTCAAGTTTTTCAAGTCCTCATATGAGAGAGATAGACAGTCGCATCCTAGAACCTGGGTGGTGGGTGGGTACCAACAACATCTCTAACCTCAGGTGAACAGCTTGCATAGAACCCAGAA
This window encodes:
- the Znf358 gene encoding zinc finger protein 358; amino-acid sequence: MRRSVLVRNPGHKNLRPLYGDLHSDPEDLDPSPKDPDPISESPEPEPEDLNTVSEDGDASLEDLDPEADETPRSVLGKPDLDSQDLDPMSSSFDLDPDPDVIGPVPLVLDPSNDTPSPAAPDVDSLPSGLTATPEILATSPAVLPAPASPPRPFSCPDCGRAFRRSSGLSQHRRTHSGEKPYRCPDCGKSFSHGATLAQHRGIHTGARPYQCAACGKAFGWRSTLLKHRSSHSGEKPHHCPVCGKAFGHGSLLAQHLRTHGGPRPHKCPVCAKGFGQGSALLKHLRTHTGERPYPCPQCGKAFGQSSALLQHQRTHTAERPYRCPHCGKAFGQSSNLQHHLRIHTGERPYACPHCSKAFGQSSALLQHLHVHSGERPYRCQLCGKAFGQASSLTKHKRVHEGAAAAAAAAAAAAAAAAAAAAAAAAGLGLRSGLSPVSMMRPGQISFLGPDAVSVLESGLGLSSGASSARSSAPTSVLGSLQNPILQTHSGSISSPDLVLSSDPKPGHVADPDVVPSPDQESDPSPNPDLVPSPDPKAKSQTDPCYPTHNSSSPALLTGESPKWVKEEGALLGPDG